One Perognathus longimembris pacificus isolate PPM17 chromosome 2, ASM2315922v1, whole genome shotgun sequence DNA segment encodes these proteins:
- the Htr5a gene encoding 5-hydroxytryptamine receptor 5A, translated as MDPVPTMDPVVNLTCASPPCAPPSPAPNGSAGARPDGPPLFSVFGVLVLTLLGLLAAATFAWNLLVLALILRVRTFHRVPHNLVASLAVADALVAALVMPLSLAHELAGRRWRLGRRLCQLWVTCDVLCCTASIWNVTAIALDRYWSTTRHLEYTLRARKRVSNLLIALTWALSAAIALAPLLFRWGETYTEQGQQCQVSRQPAYTVVSTVGAFYLPLCVVLFVYWKIYKAAKLRGGFRKHNSVLPLPEGAKVKVGPPPPHMVFTVRRAVVTFQTEGDSWREQKEQKAALTVGVLIGVFVLCWIPFFTTELLGPLCAWDVPAIWKSIFLWLGYSNSFFNPIIYTAFNKTYSSAFRSLLSRKR; from the exons ATGGACCCCGTCCCCACCATGGACCCGGTCGTGAACCTCACCTGCGCCTCGCCCCCgtgcgccccgccctccccggcgcCCAACGGCAGCGCGGGCGCGCGCCCGGACGGGCCGCCCCTCTTCTCGGTCTTCGGGGTGCTGGTCCTCACCTTGCTGGGCCTCCTGGCGGCGGCCACCTTCGCCTGGAACCTGCTGGTGCTGGCCCTCATCCTCCGCGTGCGCACCTTCCACCGCGTGCCCCACAACCTCGTGGCGTCGCTGGCCGTGGCGGACGCGCTGGTGGCCGCGCTGGTGATGCCGCTGAGCCTGGCGCACGAGCTGGCCGGGCGCCGCTGGCGGCTGGGCCGCCGGCTGTGCCAGCTGTGGGTGACGTGCGACGTGCTCTGCTGCACGGCCAGCATCTGGAACGTGACGGCCATCGCCCTGGACCGCTACTGGTCCACCACGCGCCACCTGGAGTACACGCTCCGCGCGCGCAAGCGCGTCTCCAACCTCCTGATCGCGCTCACCTGGGCGCTGTCGGCCGCCATCGCCCTGGCGCCGCTGCTCTTCCGCTGGGGCGAGACCTACACCGAGCAGGGCCAGCAGTGCCAGGTCAGCCGCCAGCCCGCCTACACCGTCGTCTCCACCGTGGGCGCCTTCTACCTGCCGCTGTGCGTGGTGCTCTTCGTGTACTGGAAGATCTACAAGGCCGCCAAGCTCCGCGGGGGCTTCAGGAAGCACAACAGTGTGTTGCCCCTGCCCGAGGGCGCAAAG GTGAAGGTGGGGCCCCCGCCGCCCCACATGGTGTTCACGGTGCGCCGCGCCGTCGTCACCTTCCAGACGGAGGGGGACTCGTGGCGCGAGCAGAAGGAGCAGAAGGCGGCGCTGACGGTGGGCGTCCTCATCGGGGTGTTCGTGCTCTGCTGGATCCCCTTCTTCACCACCGAGCTGCTGGGCCCCCTGTGCGCCTGGGACGTCCCCGCCATCTGGAAGAGCATCTTCCTCTGGCTGGGCTACTCCAACTCCTTCTTCAACCCCATCATCTACACCGCCTTCAACAAGACCTACAGCAGTGCCTTCAGGAGCTTGCTCTCCAGGAAGCGCTGA